A region from the Pelobates fuscus isolate aPelFus1 chromosome 1, aPelFus1.pri, whole genome shotgun sequence genome encodes:
- the LOC134600122 gene encoding olfactory receptor 4C11-like codes for MTEIKYLYGILCLIYYLLIVLCNIAVIITVLNHKPLHEPMYIFISFLCINGLYGGSAFLPNLFFNLLQTIQTITYGGCLTQVLCIHSYMGCELTILAVMAFDRYVSICYPLRYHSIMSVSMAFTLIITAWLYSIILFSIHFILTIRLPLCDSVILKIYCDNWSVVRLSCIDTTINNIFAIFITVALIVMMPLLIMASYIEILRVCARSSKEVREKALQTCTPHLITMINYVADVLFEIFLHLRLYLTN; via the coding sequence ATGACAGAAATAAAATATCTCTATGGTATTTTATGTTTGATTTACTATTTACTGATTGTGTTGTGCAACATTGCTGTAATAATCACTGTATTAAACCACAAGCCATTACACGAGCCCATGTATATCTTTATATCATTTTTGTGCATTAATGGTCTATACGGAGGTTCTGCATTTTTGCCAAATCTTTTTTTCAACCTTCTTCAGACAATTCAAACCATAACTTATGGGGGCTGCTTGACACAAGTGCTTTGTATTCACTCTTACATGGGATGTGAGCTGACCATCCTGGCAGTGATGGCATTCGATCGGTACGTGTCTATCTGTTACCCACTGAGATATCATAGTATCATGTCCGTAAGCATGGCTTTCACACTGATTATCACAGCCTGGTTGTACAGTATAATTTTATTCTCTATTCACTTTATACTCACAATCAGACTTCCTTTGTGCGACTCGGTGATACTGAAGATCTACTGTGATAACTGGTCTGTTGTGCGACTCTCCTGCATTGATACAACGATAAACAATATATTTGCCATTTTTATCACTGTGGCATTGATCGTGATGATGCCATTGCTTATCATGGCCTCGTACATTGAGATTTTAAGAGTATGTGCTCGATCATCGAAGGAAGTCAGGGAAAAAGCCTTACAGACTTGCACTCCTCATCTGATAACTATGATTAACTATGTGGCTGATGTGCTTTTTGAAATTTTTCTCCACCTACGACTTTACCTTACGAACTAA